The following are encoded in a window of Cyprinus carpio isolate SPL01 chromosome A13, ASM1834038v1, whole genome shotgun sequence genomic DNA:
- the LOC109081582 gene encoding uncharacterized protein LOC109081582, whose product MDAHNLTLNCHQKKHMKHWSRRGNSWRPFIDKKECGQGIRKYLQTKSKNKDVQSIVTQDEDGELTLIQLLMAYFDEGIEGLILCADISATAADVESTLTIPASPRLILLFAGDEARIGGWMITIENHVICEGVDQSFITGLAAVFSTYYIFNLQYQEEASRTLEFVQRRFIGLNPERGTKASQVKVISKKKGKLVHKKTATVNVHVANLIKNLLDFEWGFVQ is encoded by the exons ATGGATGCACACAATTTAACCCTGAACTGCCACCAGAAGAAACATATGAAACACTGGAGCAGAAGAGGCAACAGTTGGAGACCATTTATAGACAAGAAG GAATGTGGACAGGGAATCAGGAAGTACCTGCAGACCAAATCAAAGAACAAAGATGTGCAGTCTATCGTCACCCAGGATGAAGATGGAGAGTTGACTCTAATACAGCTGCTGATGGCCTACTTCGATGAAGGGATAGAGGGACTAATACTCTGTGCTGat ATATCTGCCACGGCAGCAGATGTTGAGAGCACCCTGACCATCCCCGCCTCTCCACGACTGATACTGCTGT TTGCCGGTGATGAAGCCAGAATTGGAGGATGGATGATCACCATCGAAAAtcatgtaatctgtgaaggtgtCGACCAAAGCTTCATCACAGGGCTAGCTGCAGTTTTCTCTACTTACTACATCTTTAATCTACAGTACCAAGAAGAAGCTTCAAGGACCCTGGAGTTTGTACAAAG GCGCTTCATTGGTTTGAATCCAGAGAGAGGGACAAAGGCCAGCCAGGTGAAGGTGATCTCCAAAAAGAAGGGGAAACTTGTCCATAAAAAGACTGCAACTGTGAATGTCCACGTAGCCAACCTGATAAAAAATCTTTTGGACTTTGAGTGGGGTTTTGTGCAGTAA
- the LOC109047735 gene encoding interferon alpha-inducible protein 27-like protein 2A, translating to MDPVTFIGACAGAAVTVVAAPAVLGLAGFTAGGIAAGSYAASMMSAAALANGGGIAAGSMVAVLQAAGAAGIPLAGQAFVGAVGAAAGAAASMASNCT from the exons ATGGACCCAG TTACGTTTATTGGAGCTTGTGCTGGAGCag CTGTAACAGTTGTTGCAGCTCCAGCTGTTCTTGGATTGGCTGGTTTCACCGCAGGTGGAATTGCTGCAGGTTCTTATGCCGCTTCTATGATGTCAGCTGCCGCTCTGGCTAACGGAGGAGGGATCGCAGCTGGATCCATGGTGGCAGTTCTACAAGCCGCCG GTGCTGCTGGAATCCCTTTGGCAGGTCAAGCCTTTGTGGGGGCTGTGGGAGCCGCTGCGGGTGCAGCTGCAAGCATGGCTAGCAACTGTACTTAG
- the LOC109047711 gene encoding interferon alpha-inducible protein 27-like protein 2A, producing the protein MRRGLFTIIGVTAGAVGAIALAPVALTLAGFTSAGIAASSMAASMMSSAAIANGGGVAAGSLVALLQSAGAAGLSAGATAAVASVGGAAGAVIGGAADLLSHSNSPPSLENEDDGDEEEEEKETEMMNLQEAKELTPK; encoded by the exons ATGAGACGCG GACTGTTCACCATAATCGGGGTCACAGCAGGGGCAG TCGGTGCGATTGCATTGGCCCCGGTGGCGCTCACCTTGGCTGGATTCACCTCTGCTGGTATAGCAGCAAGTTCTATGGCTGCCAGCATGATGTCATCAGCAGCCATTGCCAATGGGGGCGGTGTGGCTGCAGGAAGTTTGGTCGCTCTCCTCCAATCTGCAG GTGCTGCTGGACTGTCTGCAGGTGCGACAGCAGCCGTGGCATCTGTAGGTGGAGCAGCAGGTGCTGTAATAGGTGGAGCTGCAGATTTGCTCTCTCATTCCAACAGTCCACCTTCACTTGAGAATGAAGATGATggagatgaagaagaggaggagaaggagacaGAGATGATGAATTTGCAGGAGGCCAAAGAGCTTACGCCAAAATAA
- the LOC109047723 gene encoding interferon alpha-inducible protein 27-like protein 2A, with the protein MSKDQLIVITAGAVGAVVLAPVALSMAGFTAAGITAGSMAASMMSSAAITNGGGVAAGGLVALLQSAGAAGMSATATAGVASVGGAAGALASGALGFLKRLRK; encoded by the exons ATGTCGAAGG atcaattaattgtgattacaGCTGGGGCTG TTGGTGCAGTAGTTTTGGCCCCCGTTGCGctcagcatggctgggtttaccGCCGCCGGTATCACAGCAGGATCTATGGCCGCTAGCATGATGTCATCAGCAGCCATCACCAACGGTGGCGGTGTGGCTGCAGGAGGTTTGGTCGCTCTCCTCCAATCTGCAG GTGCTGCTGGTATGTCTGCAACAGCAACAGCTGGTGTGGCATCTGTGGGCGGTGCTGCAGGAGCTCTAGCAAGTGGAGCACTTGGTTTTTTGAAGAGGTTGAGGAAATGA